The genomic stretch TATTACTGGAACCTCTTAAGAACATATAAGTCAACATGACCATGGGTGTGAACAGGATGACAATTCCGAAACTGATCACCCCGATTATGACATACGTGTCTCCGAAGGCTTCCACCAGACCAACCAGCGCGACAAGCAGACATATGCCTCCTGCGAGGACACCATTGTTTATGGCTTTTTTCCAGATTGAAGATGTCTCTGTTTTCATATCTGGCTCCTTAGGCTTTCGTCTTACTTATCCGCTCACCCAATAAACCGGTAGGACGGAAAATTAGAATTAATACGAGGATAGCAAATGCAATGCCATCTTTAAGCTGGTTCGGAGCCGGGATGCCAAGCCCACTCAGGAACAAGTTCGGACCCAGCGACTCGAGCAGACCCAGGATCATGCCTCCCAGCCAAGCACCCACAACGTTTCCGATACCACCCAGCACCGCAGCAGTGAAAGCTTTTAAGCCCGGTATGAAACCCATGAAATAGTGAACATTTTGATAGACGAGGGCGTATAAAACCCCTGCTAAACCAGCTGATGCACCGCCTAATCCAAATGTAAATACGATGATACGGTCGACATCAACCCCCATCAAGGCAGCAACCTCTTTATCTTCTGAGACAGCCCGCATGGCCTTACCGGTTTTGGTAAATTGGACTATTGAATAGAGTAATAACATCATGAAAAATGCGGATAGGATGACGACCGCGTCGGTTTTTGGGATGGTAACTGGGCCAATTGTCCAGGTACCCGCTAAGGCATCCAAATTCGGGTATGTTTTTATATTTGCACCATAAAAACCTTTAAACGTATACTGCAAGAAAAAAGAAGCGCCAATGGCTGTGATCAATGGAACCAATCTTGGTGCATAGCGTAGTTTGCGATAGGCAACTCGCTCAAGCAAAAGAGCAACCGTGCTTGAAACGGTGACAGATACTATTGTGATCAAGCCGAGGCTTATTAACGGATGGGAGTTATAAAATCCTGTATTATTAAGGTAAATTGCCAGAAAAACAGCTGTGAAAGGTCCACTCATGAATACTTCACTATGGGCGAAGTTGATCATGCGCAGGATACCATAAACAAGGGTGTAACCAAGAGCAATAAGAGCGTAGATCCCACCAAGTTTTAAGCCTCCAATAACCAGGTAGATCCATTGTTCAGCGGTGTATTGTGCTGCTTGCAAGGTGCGAATCGTACCGATGATGATCGCGGCAGCAATAACCACACCAATCCCCCAGACCACGAGGTCCGTAAACGTGACTGTCCGGCGCCATCTTTTTAGCATAGCAACCTCCAAGGAATAAGAAAAAAAGGAGGGACGAGGGCTTGCCTCGCCCCTCCTAATGCTGATGGGACTAAGTCCGTTGTGGTTTTTATGGCCAGATCTTCTCAGGTGGGTACTGACCAGTGTGGTACTCGTAGACAGCGATCTTGGGATCAGCGCAGTCTCCCGTTGGAGTGCAGGTCAAATTACCAGTCAAACCCTTAAAATCCTTGGTGGCATACATGCAATCGCGTAAACCCTGGCGGGGTATATGCAGTGTGCCATCACTATCCTTAACAGTCACCTTATTGACGCAGGCGAAAATCATATTCATTGCGTCGTAGGCATGGGCATGGAAGATACTGATTGGCACAGTGCCGAATTTGGCTTGATATTCAGGCAGGAATTTAGCAGCATAATCCGGACCATAGGCAGAAGTGTCGGGGCTAGAAGCAAACACACCTTCAACCGCATCACCAGCACCCTTCATCACGTCGGTTGAGAACATGCCATCAGCACCCATCAGGTAAACATTCTCAAGGCCAGGTGTGGTGCGTGCCTGGCGAATGATCTGCGTTCCAGCTTGCACGAAGATCGGGTGGTAGATCAGCTCAGGAGAGCCAGCAGCGATGCTCGTGAGAACACCACTCATGTCTGTCTGCTGTGGATCAACCGATTCCTGAGCAGTGATGGTACCGCCCAGTTTGGTGAAATTGTCAGCAAAAACCTGTTGAAGCTGTTGGGCGTAAATACTTCCGTCATGGATGGTTGCAGCTTTAGTTACCTTAAGGAAATTATAAGCAAACTCTGCGGCAGCCTTGCCCTGGACTGAATCACTATGGGCGGTACGTAGGTAACCCGGCCAGTTGTTTTCATTGCCTTTAAGGGTCAGGTCAACAGCGGTATTGGATGGGGATATCACCGTGAAACCGGCCTTGGACCACAGGGGGATAGCCACGCGAACGGCGCTTGAGCAGGAAGTACCAAGAATAGCAACAATGGATGGATCGGCAGCTAATTTGGTGCCTGCGCTCTGACCACCTTCAGCACTGCAGCCTTCATCGGCACCATCAAACTTAATGTCGTGGTCGAGAAGTTTTCCACCAACATCTTGAATGGCGACTTCGGCGCCATTACGCGAGTCAGTGCCAAGAGTGGCATCACTACCTGAGATTGCTAGTGCATAAGCAAGGTGGACTGGTTCGCTGGGAGCAACAGTCACGCAGCCGATCGAATCTGTACATGTATATGCCTGTCCACCGCATGCAGCTAAGAGCATGCTTAAAATCATTAATAGGGAAACGATCCCAAATATACGCTTACTCATGTTTTCTCCTCCAAGAACAAAGCAAGATTGATTTACATTTTATTTTTATTTAAAATGAGGTTTTTCATTATTAAACTATTCGAATTGCACACCTCCTTCTA from Anaerolineales bacterium encodes the following:
- a CDS encoding branched-chain amino acid ABC transporter permease; its protein translation is MLKRWRRTVTFTDLVVWGIGVVIAAAIIIGTIRTLQAAQYTAEQWIYLVIGGLKLGGIYALIALGYTLVYGILRMINFAHSEVFMSGPFTAVFLAIYLNNTGFYNSHPLISLGLITIVSVTVSSTVALLLERVAYRKLRYAPRLVPLITAIGASFFLQYTFKGFYGANIKTYPNLDALAGTWTIGPVTIPKTDAVVILSAFFMMLLLYSIVQFTKTGKAMRAVSEDKEVAALMGVDVDRIIVFTFGLGGASAGLAGVLYALVYQNVHYFMGFIPGLKAFTAAVLGGIGNVVGAWLGGMILGLLESLGPNLFLSGLGIPAPNQLKDGIAFAILVLILIFRPTGLLGERISKTKA
- a CDS encoding branched-chain amino acid ABC transporter substrate-binding protein, encoding MSKRIFGIVSLLMILSMLLAACGGQAYTCTDSIGCVTVAPSEPVHLAYALAISGSDATLGTDSRNGAEVAIQDVGGKLLDHDIKFDGADEGCSAEGGQSAGTKLAADPSIVAILGTSCSSAVRVAIPLWSKAGFTVISPSNTAVDLTLKGNENNWPGYLRTAHSDSVQGKAAAEFAYNFLKVTKAATIHDGSIYAQQLQQVFADNFTKLGGTITAQESVDPQQTDMSGVLTSIAAGSPELIYHPIFVQAGTQIIRQARTTPGLENVYLMGADGMFSTDVMKGAGDAVEGVFASSPDTSAYGPDYAAKFLPEYQAKFGTVPISIFHAHAYDAMNMIFACVNKVTVKDSDGTLHIPRQGLRDCMYATKDFKGLTGNLTCTPTGDCADPKIAVYEYHTGQYPPEKIWP